The following are from one region of the Arcobacter defluvii genome:
- a CDS encoding immunoglobulin-like domain-containing protein: MATIAGSVKSLSSGIFHAKDENGNIRVLQEGDTIYENDTVYGDNGNSSSSKIEILLSGNDVIVLSEGQKQLIDSSLIETAFGTEELFFTREGLDLKADEHNSNADVDITNEATAEGQETVEDKDKKEDEFLERDAAETNVVSNLRTQSFTPIEVFKKDVETKKIVTNTDNLESNEEQILEPEPVPTPEPEPVPTPEPEPVPTPEPEPVPTPEPEPVPTPEPYVTKIVLSAPHEVIEGDEIIVTATVDKAPKTDLYVLLDNEQLITIKAGELSGSVTTTLYTDDRYIQGDRTYDISISNAEGGGYEKLDTSSKLDIIVKDDADVTKIVLSAPHEVIEGDEIIVTATVDKAPKTDLYVLLDNEQLITIKAGELSGSVTTTLYTDDRYIQGDRTYDISISNAEGGGYEKLDTSSKLDIIVKDDADVTKIVLSAPHEVIEGDEIIVTATVDKAPKTDLYVLLDNEQLITIKAGELSGSVTTTLYTDDRYIQGDRTYDISISNAEGGGYEKLDTSSKLDIIVKDDADVTKIVLSAPHEVIEGDEIIVTATVDKAPKTDLYVLLDNEQLITIKAGELSGSVTTTLYTDDRYIQGDRTYDISISNAEGGGYEKLDTSSKLDIIVKDDADVTKIVLSAPHEVIEGDEIIVTATVDKAPKTDLYVLLDNEQLITIKAGELSGSVTTTLYTDDRYIQGDRTYDISISNAEGGGYEKLDTSSKLDIIVKDDADVTTVSINKIEVPEEITIYRANSTTENTGKSNLVYLENRTDNLLLQGYIKDDELYQIEMKDFYIKNNAWGKDEQGSFLEFVLTIPEPITNDLIFLANNLLKPKNSFEENSNNTEFITIKAGETTGIGKYYITEFKDLPYTDEPREYGTGAIFAEDASSSNYSSFFSIGGNDFKLNINGDSTIDTTTIDIAEVIDNIDGTMTLKIELSNPPIENGRIGGSGSVSFFVNGEHYRIPFEHGVQEYYLTIEKKFDTNGSIKITHFNADAYFEDISIPDKMGDSSVAVIIKQGYDTYEIETSNPPDGNKYNFVNTFPIATIEKTSIDYSNNVTKEIYEVNLDKNGKGTLVINTDSTQKSTNLKILEIGGNFEKVDFVNNDINLSNLENIITDNNINLRNEKIDNVNITLEDVLKLAPQKELTINCDNFDNLNFKNTISNGTENNWSKATGSGIDSGYDIYTNSGDLSIQVKVEQPISDGITN; the protein is encoded by the coding sequence ATGGCAACAATTGCAGGAAGTGTAAAAAGCTTATCAAGTGGAATTTTTCATGCAAAAGATGAAAATGGTAATATTAGAGTTTTACAAGAAGGTGATACAATCTATGAGAATGACACGGTTTATGGTGACAATGGAAATTCTTCATCATCAAAAATAGAAATTCTTCTTTCTGGAAATGATGTTATTGTTTTAAGTGAAGGTCAAAAACAATTAATAGATTCTTCTTTAATTGAAACAGCTTTTGGAACAGAAGAGTTGTTTTTTACAAGAGAAGGTTTAGATTTAAAAGCTGATGAACATAATTCAAATGCTGATGTTGATATAACGAATGAAGCGACAGCAGAAGGGCAAGAAACAGTTGAAGATAAAGATAAAAAAGAAGATGAATTTTTAGAGAGAGATGCTGCTGAAACAAATGTTGTTAGTAACCTAAGAACACAATCCTTTACACCAATTGAAGTATTTAAAAAAGATGTTGAAACAAAAAAAATAGTTACAAATACAGATAATCTTGAATCTAATGAGGAGCAAATTCTTGAACCTGAACCAGTTCCAACACCTGAACCTGAACCAGTTCCAACACCTGAACCTGAACCAGTTCCAACACCTGAACCTGAACCAGTTCCAACACCTGAACCTGAACCAGTTCCAACACCTGAACCTTATGTTACAAAGATAGTATTATCTGCTCCACATGAAGTAATTGAAGGTGATGAAATAATTGTTACTGCAACAGTTGATAAAGCTCCTAAAACTGATTTATATGTACTTTTAGATAATGAGCAGCTTATAACTATTAAAGCTGGTGAACTTTCAGGAAGTGTTACAACTACACTTTATACAGATGATAGATATATTCAAGGTGATAGAACTTATGATATTTCAATTTCAAATGCAGAAGGTGGAGGATATGAAAAACTTGATACAAGTTCTAAATTAGACATTATTGTCAAAGATGATGCAGATGTTACAAAGATAGTATTATCTGCTCCACATGAAGTAATTGAAGGTGATGAAATAATTGTTACTGCAACAGTTGATAAAGCTCCTAAAACTGATTTATATGTACTTTTAGATAATGAGCAGCTTATAACTATTAAAGCTGGTGAACTTTCAGGAAGTGTTACAACTACACTTTATACAGATGATAGATATATTCAAGGTGATAGAACTTATGATATTTCAATTTCAAATGCAGAAGGTGGAGGATATGAAAAACTTGATACAAGTTCTAAATTAGACATTATTGTCAAAGATGATGCAGATGTTACAAAGATAGTATTATCTGCTCCACATGAAGTAATTGAAGGTGATGAAATAATTGTTACTGCAACAGTTGATAAAGCTCCTAAAACTGATTTATATGTACTTTTAGATAATGAGCAGCTTATAACTATTAAAGCTGGTGAACTTTCAGGAAGTGTTACAACTACACTTTATACAGATGATAGATATATTCAAGGTGATAGAACTTATGATATTTCAATTTCAAATGCAGAAGGTGGAGGATATGAAAAACTTGATACAAGTTCTAAATTAGACATTATTGTCAAAGATGATGCAGATGTTACAAAGATAGTATTATCTGCTCCACATGAAGTAATTGAAGGTGATGAAATAATTGTTACTGCAACAGTTGATAAAGCTCCTAAAACTGATTTATATGTACTTTTAGATAATGAGCAGCTTATAACTATTAAAGCTGGTGAACTTTCAGGAAGTGTTACAACTACACTTTATACAGATGATAGATATATTCAAGGTGATAGAACTTACGATATTTCAATTTCAAATGCAGAAGGTGGAGGATATGAAAAACTTGATACAAGTTCTAAATTAGACATTATTGTCAAAGATGATGCAGATGTTACAAAGATAGTATTATCTGCTCCACATGAAGTAATTGAAGGTGATGAAATAATTGTTACTGCAACAGTTGATAAAGCTCCTAAAACTGATTTATATGTACTTTTAGATAATGAGCAGCTTATAACTATTAAAGCTGGTGAACTTTCAGGAAGTGTTACAACTACACTTTATACAGATGATAGATATATTCAAGGTGATAGAACTTACGATATTTCAATTTCAAATGCAGAAGGTGGAGGATATGAAAAACTTGATACAAGTTCTAAATTAGACATTATTGTCAAAGATGATGCAGATGTTACAACTGTATCTATTAATAAAATTGAAGTTCCTGAAGAAATAACTATATATAGAGCTAATTCTACGACTGAAAATACAGGGAAAAGTAATTTAGTATATCTTGAAAATAGAACTGATAATTTACTACTTCAAGGTTATATTAAAGATGATGAATTGTATCAAATAGAAATGAAAGATTTTTATATTAAAAATAACGCTTGGGGTAAAGATGAACAAGGTTCTTTTTTAGAATTTGTATTAACAATTCCTGAACCAATTACAAATGATTTAATCTTTTTAGCAAATAATTTACTTAAACCTAAAAATAGTTTTGAAGAAAATAGTAACAATACAGAATTTATTACTATTAAAGCTGGAGAAACAACGGGAATAGGTAAATATTATATTACAGAGTTTAAGGATTTACCTTATACGGATGAACCTAGAGAGTATGGAACAGGAGCAATTTTTGCAGAAGATGCTTCTTCTTCTAATTATTCTTCTTTTTTTAGTATTGGTGGTAATGATTTTAAATTAAACATTAATGGAGATTCTACTATTGATACAACAACAATTGATATTGCAGAGGTTATAGATAACATTGATGGAACAATGACTTTAAAAATAGAGTTATCCAATCCCCCTATTGAGAATGGTAGAATTGGAGGAAGTGGTAGCGTATCTTTTTTTGTAAATGGAGAACATTATAGAATACCTTTTGAGCATGGTGTACAAGAATATTATTTAACAATAGAAAAAAAATTTGATACAAATGGTTCTATAAAAATTACACATTTTAATGCAGATGCATATTTTGAAGATATAAGTATTCCTGATAAAATGGGAGATTCTAGTGTTGCTGTTATTATAAAACAAGGGTATGATACTTATGAAATTGAAACTTCAAATCCCCCTGATGGAAATAAATACAACTTTGTTAATACATTTCCTATTGCAACAATAGAAAAAACTTCTATTGATTATAGCAATAATGTAACTAAAGAAATTTATGAAGTTAATTTAGATAAGAATGGAAAAGGTACTTTAGTTATAAATACAGATAGTACACAAAAATCAACTAATTTAAAAATTTTAGAAATTGGTGGAAATTTTGAAAAAGTTGATTTTGTAAATAATGATATTAATTTAAGTAATTTAGAAAATATTATTACAGATAATAATATAAACTTGAGAAATGAGAAAATAGATAATGTTAATATTACTTTAGAAGATGTTTTAAAACTTGCTCCACAAAAAGAACTTACAATTAATTGTGATAATTTTGACAATTTAAATTTTAAAAATACTATTTCTAATGGAACGGAAAATAATTGGAGTAAAGCAACTGGTTCAGGTATTGATAGTGGATATGATATTTATACAAATAGTGGAGATTTAAGTATTCAAGTAAAAGTTGAGCAACCTATTTCAGATGGAATAACTAACTAA
- a CDS encoding restriction endonuclease, with the protein MLNIFIFLYKKIFFLFKKEKYSHKWRKDSAHKILKRLDTLNEAQIFVYLRKIDPFTMEELILTALEKREDIKIERNTKYTGDGGVDGRFYLLNKNRKPLKCIIQAKRYSSLINPKHLKEFANQINQENAYLGFFIHTGRTSKNSFAYAKSINNLRIISGQRLIKLIKFGAID; encoded by the coding sequence ATGTTAAATATTTTTATTTTTTTATATAAAAAAATTTTCTTTTTGTTTAAAAAAGAAAAATACTCTCATAAATGGAGAAAAGATTCAGCTCATAAAATTCTAAAAAGATTAGATACTTTAAATGAAGCCCAAATATTTGTATATTTAAGAAAAATTGACCCTTTTACAATGGAAGAACTTATCTTAACTGCATTAGAAAAAAGAGAAGATATTAAAATAGAAAGAAATACAAAATATACAGGTGATGGTGGTGTTGATGGAAGATTTTATCTTCTAAATAAAAATAGAAAACCTTTAAAATGTATTATTCAGGCAAAAAGGTATAGTTCTTTAATTAATCCAAAGCATTTAAAAGAATTTGCTAATCAAATTAATCAAGAAAATGCCTATTTAGGTTTTTTTATTCATACTGGGAGAACCAGTAAGAACTCTTTTGCTTATGCAAAAAGTATAAATAATTTAAGAATCATATCAGGACAAAGATTAATTAAATTAATCAAATTTGGTGCAATAGACTAA